In Brassica napus cultivar Da-Ae chromosome A3, Da-Ae, whole genome shotgun sequence, the sequence ACGAAGGAGCATCTTTAATACGTTTTGGAGGAAACACATTTATGTCTCCTGATGGAATTAGTCCTCCAATGGGAAATGGGTATTTTCCGGTTATCGACTTTCAGAAAAGTTCATATTTTCTACATGTCAAAGTTAAGAACTCGAACTATCAATTAGTTGATATTGAAGACGGGAAAACAAGACTTTATTCAGATTCGTACCAGTGTTATAGATTAACGTATTGGGGTTATTTCAAGTCGAATGGAGTATCCTTCTCCTTTGGAGGTCCAGGTGGAGACTGTGGTACTTGATGTTTATGAATTTTCCATATGTATTACCAACCaaaattatcaaatttaaaaagtaaataaaatgtgaCTAAACTATGTTCATTTTTCACTTTCACTCAAACTTCCTTGTGTGGTTGTTTTAAGACCTTAAATACATCATCATGCATtcttcaaaataaaagaaacaaccaCTCTACATAATCTAGTGCTCTCAccagtcaagaaggcaatcaatggatctcaaatttataatttaagaatCTGCAGGTCATATAATATAGAGAATGtctctaacaaaaaaaactctttatttGTACTGTATATTAGGACCAAGTATTTGTAAAGCTTTATCTATATAAGTATTTAGAACCAAATTGACTCTAACCCACTTCTACTTTTTTTTCTCTGTAAAAGTATCTCCGACCGATCAGGGCTATAAAGATAGATGAGATTTAAATTTCCTAGCCTTGACAGACGGCATAGCATCACGATCAGGGCTATAAGGTAAGCCTCTCCAGAAGGCATTATCATGTGCTCTAAGATTTATGCTTTACATTTTTAGCTATGGCTTTGAAATTATTGAATCAAATACTTAACAAATCTCTTATTCAATCTCTCTAAATGCTTTAGAAAattactcaaaactaaagctcacAAAACTCATATGTTATGTCACACTTTGACATCtccacatatataaaaataaaagtccTAAACACACTAGATATAAGATTTTTAGATAACTCCTTAACATCAAGGACTTTACTGTTTCTTAATCCATAACTCGGTAGAAAATAGATAACTTACTCTTCAAGTTATTTCAATCTTAATCCAACAACTTAGACCCTCGAAAAAGTGATTTTCAAGTGGTACGACATTCCTGAGGTGAGTCAAAAGTGGGATTCCTTCagaggtggggggggggggggggggggggggggggggggggagggggaggGGAGGAGCGTAGAGCTGTAAGACCACAAGGAAAGAACTTAGAACATTGAATCTCCAATGTACCAGAATTTTTTTCCAATATCTTTTGTCCAAATAAATCATTTAGGACCCTATCTTACATAGGATTTGATTGTTCGAAGCtgtgattttatgttttttgctcTAAGATTTATGCTTTACATTTTTAGTTGtggctttgaatttttttatgtaGATTTTTCTAAAGCATTGAATAAAAACTCTAGAGAAATTGAATTCCAAAGTTTCTACAGCTTCTTTCAATCACCCCCATAGATTAGTAAGCATATTTAGATAAAGTTCTATATGCTTTCATTTACCCCACATGTGATTAATAACACTCTTAATTTGTTTGAATGGGGCAAGAAAAAACAGGAGATTAATTCTGTATGCATTTCCACACCTCTTAAGTACACCTCTTCAGGAATGATCACTGAAGGATTGACAGTAACAGCAGGTAGAAGAAGACCCTGCGTTTTGAGACTTCTATCAactttgtttcttattttttcaaCCTGAGGTGGACTATGGTTTGAGATATTATTTATTGCAGAAGATACAGATGTTTGTATCTCTCTGCTTGAATTACCAGCCAATTCCACAACAGCTGAATAATAAACCTTCTTTGACAGACCTAGGATCTTAGCTGGTAAAGCCTTTGTTGAAGTGGAAGAACGCAGAATATATAGAATAAGAGCGATTTTGTTTGGTCAGAACTTTGTTCCGTTTGATCAGTGAAACCTTGATTTGAAAGAGAAGATTTGAGGACCAGTGTAACGACCCGCTcccaaagttttttttaattttgaagaaaatagaaCATAAGAGGTTTTATTCTATAAAGAGTGTATTTTCCTAAGTGTAGAAACACTTGTAATCATGAAAATTGGGGTAAAAGATGTATTTTGACTAAGTGTCGGATCTTAAATGAGCTGATGGAATAAAGTCAGAACTGGCGGAGTGATGGTAAACTGATCATGAAACGATCATAGCATACATAAAGAAAGATCAAGACCAATTCAGGAATGTTCGGCTGTTGGACAATGAATGTTTCAAGTAAAGAAAATTTGACTAGCCACCATTGCGGGATAATACAAACGTAAGGTTGGATCTACGTGAGTCAGGCAAAGAAAGAATCGAAGATATCAAGTCAAGCCATTGACGGTGATATTTGACCAAGCCAAATAAGGAAAATGACATTAAGTGACCGGCTTGGTGAAGAAGTGACCTTAATGGTTCTACACTATGAGGTCAGGAATTCGATCCCAAGAAAAAGCAGAATTATACTAATTAATGGAGAGAAAGCTTACAAAAAATCTGCAACATGACGCAAGAAGTAACGTCAAGCGTGGatctcataggacggctcaTGTGATACAGTCATGCATGAGTCCTCATAAGACAAGTAGAATTATCGGTTATTGCCGGAACTCCTTATGTTTTTTGGGGGAAAAAGTCCCAAAATCGCTTTATTTTCACTCTCCCTCTCGTTTTTTCcaggtaaaataagaaatgaaaaaatacGGTTCCATGTAATCCCGCATGATCCGTTTCGGGCCATCCCGCAAAAGACCCAGTCCCGTAAAGACCCGTCCTTTGAAACCTGCAAATTTACGGGCGTAGAAAACTTCGTCCCAATATCATTCCGCGACAGTCTTTTACGGGTAAGGCCCGCGGTCCAAGTCCATGATTGCAATTTCTGATAGTAAATGATATGGttttatatctttcttttttaaaacactGAACATATATGCAAATGCagaataaaatcatttttatttgcaCATTTCCTTTTCTTGTGGAAGAAAAGCAAATTGATTTTCTCTTCTTATTctcattattaattaaaaagtaaagaaaaaaacgaaACTATCTCTTGTTCTGATTACAACGTTCTTATCAAAAGGAAGAACCTGACAAACCTGCCTATAAATATTCGCGTTATCTCCTAAGGCATATTCACTTTGGTTTAAGCAAAACATTTTgagaaagagatggagaagaagagggGACATGTATTGGCAGTGCCATATCCAACCCAAGGACACATTACACCAATCCGCCAATTTTGTAAACGAGTCATCTCTAAAGGTCTCAAAACCACTCTCACTCTCACCACTTTCATCTTCAAATCCATCAAACCTGACCCATCTGGTCCAGTCCCCATAGCCACCATCTCCGACGGCTATGACGATCACGGCTTCGACCCATCTGGCTCCATCCATGACTACCTCCAAAACTTCAAAACCTTCGGATCCAAAACCATTGCAGACATCATCCGCAAACACCAGACAAGTGATAACCCCATCACTTGTATCGTCTATGATGCTTTCATGCCATGGGCACTCGACGTGGCCCGAGAGTTTGGTTTAGCTGCAACCCCTTTCTTTACGCAGTCATGTGCTGTTAACTTCGTTTACTATCTTTCTTACATAAACGATGGAATCTTGAAGCTTCCCGTTGTAGACTTGCCTTTTCTTGAGCTCCAAGATTTGCCTTCTTTTTTGTCTGTTTCTGGATCTTATCCTGCTTACTTTGACATGGTGCTCCAACAGTTTACAAACTTTGAAAAAGCTGATTTCATACTCGTTAATACCTTCCAAGAGCTGGAGCCTCATGTTAGATCTCTCTTCTTACAACCATGTCGTTTTCTTGTTTATGTCCTAATTACTATGTATTTGTCCTAATTACTCTTTTCCGTTACAGGAGAAGGAGTTGTTGTCAAACGTTTGTCATGTATTGACAATTGGTCCGACTATTCCATCGATGTACTTAGACCAAAGGATCAAATCAGACACGGCCTACGATTTGAATATCTTTGATTCGAAAGATGCTGCCTTCTGCACTAGCTGGCTGGACACAAGGCCACAAGGGTCGGTGGTGTATGTAGCATTTGGTAGCTTGGCTGAGCTGAACAATGCGCAGATGGAGGAGCTTGCTTCAGCAGTAAGCAACTTCAACTTCTTGTGGGTTGTCAGAGATTCAGAGGAGGCAAAACTGCCATCAGGGTTTCTTGAGACAGTGGATAAAGACAAGGGTTTGGTCTTGAAATGGAGTCCTCAGCTTGAAGTTCTATCAAACAAAGCCATCGGTTGTTTCTTGACTCACTGTGGCTGGAACTCAACTATGGAGGCATTAACTTTTGGAGTTCCCATGGTGGCTATGCCTCAGTGGACCGATCAACCTATGAACGCAAAGTACATACAAGATGTGTGGAAGGCTGGAGTCTGTGTGAAGATAGACAATGAGAGTGGGATTGCGAAGAGAGGGGAGATTGAGTTTAGCATTAAGGAAGTGATGGAAGGAGAGAAGAGCGAAGAGATGAAGGAGAATGCGAAGAAATGGAGAGACTTGGCTGTCAAGTCACTCAGTGAAGGAGGCTCTACAGATGTTAACATTGACACATTTGTATCAAAGGTCCAGAGCAAATAAGTTATCAGATGAAGCAGCAAATATCTCTTCTATAGTGTCTTATTGTGTCAGTCTTTCGTTCAGTGCAATTTTATGTTGATTCTTCATTTGGTTACTTCCCAATATTACAATGTTTTCTACCATATTGTCtttgttttaatagatttgCTGCCTTCATGTTTTTATCATCACTCTTCAGTACtatccatttttttatttaactattttggCATTTCAGTAACAACGAACAAGAACTAGGCTCAATAGGCAGATATTGCTCCTAGTTCTCTTGCATCACCATGAGTGGCCATCTTCTTCTGGCATTTGACATGTAGGATTTCTAGCAACCAAGAGATTTATATATTCTTGCCTTCCACCTGATTTGTTAATTCTGTTACAACCCTGCCATTAAGTTTGCGTCTGAATCATCATCTACATATTATTTGAAAGAGCcaagattattattttgaaacaatccCTTAACGTCATCACTTTCGTCACTAATCGATGTCATCTTAACAAATATTAAGCTGGGTTTGTTTTTGgtgtaaataatcaaatcacatattacaaataaaccatttattttataaacgtgTTATGAATATCATGATTTTTTCTGGGATATGTTTGTATTCTATATAAGCAACTAatctatcaaataaatttttatttctcttGATACATCAAAGTTGGTCaaacacatatatttttcattaacattttatttattttataaacatacAATTTGTGTAATAGATTTATATTTGTGAGATATAAGTATGTGATCTATTTGTGCGCATATAGCTAATGTCATGATTTGTTTTGGTCAGAAAAATTATATGAACTAAATTAACGATTATATTTGTATCATATATGTACATGTATATACAACTGATTTAATAAAAAAGCATAGTTGACGATTTGATTCGTTTAGCAGGTTGATTGTTTATAAGAAGGGAAATTTGAttctataataaaaataataaaaatatatatatatagatatatatcaCCAActaaccatatatttctctctttttttttttacttcctaTCTTTCTCTACCCTCTTATgacaaatctaatattttctCCAATATAGCCATTCATCAAATTAATCCTTATAAGATTTgtccttttttttaatcaacatAAGAATTGTCTTTAGCTTCGCTTTTGCTTCAAATGGTGTCTACTAGACATTAAGCAATGTCGTTACAGCTTACAACGGTTGGTCTTAAATACTGATCCAccagatataaaaaaatttgcatAGACTAGCGTTGAAATCATCaatcaataaatataaaacagaaaaattcaaaattgatTTGGTGAAAGATACAAAACAGTCACATTCTAGATAGCGAACTGTGAACTAGTGAAGAACACAAGAAGACGTGTTATgaacaaatcattttttattgTCGATGTATTCTTGTAGTAATATAAATGTAAAGAATCTTTTCACTTCTTACTTACTCCATATTCGGTTCTATCTCTTATTTTTCCATCTCTTTAAGACTTAAAGATCTTACttctccaaaaataataatacagcGAAAAAACTTtcgattttgtgtgtttatatttaagaaattaCATGTCAAGAAATCTCACCTTTTTGAAAACATGTAGAAACCAACTTCTGAACACAAACATGATTTCtctttttaagcaaaaaaaaacatgatttctCTTTCCATATACAGTCATCGTGTCGTGTGTATTTTTAATTCAAAgttgtttaaaatattaaatattatgaaaatatatttttaaaaaataagtattATGGTTTTCattctgtaaaaataatatactgGACATATAAGCACATgcagaataaaatattttattatttacactTCCTTTTCTTGTGGACAGAAAGCAAATTGAAATTTTCTtcttattatatgtttttattaaaaggaaaagacaaaaacaaaactacATCTTGTTTTTATTACAACGCTCTTATCTTAAGGAAGAACCTGACAAACCTGTCTATAAACTCAGCAGTATCTCCCAAGGCATATTCATTTTGGTCACAGCAAAACATTTAGCGAgagagatggagaagaagagaggacATGTATTGGCAGTGCCATACCCAACGCAAGGACACATCACACCAATCCGCCAATTCTGTAAACGACTCATCTCGAAAGGCCTCAAAACCACTCTCACTCTCACCACTTTTGTCTTCAACTCCATCAAACCAGATCCATCTGGTCCAGTCTCCATAGCCACCATCTCCGACGGCTATGACCAGGGCTGCGAGTCACCTTACACCATCCACGAATACCTCCAAAACTTCAAAACCTTCGGCTCCAGAACCATAGCAGACATCATCCGCAAACACCAGACAAGTGATAGTCCCATCACTTGTATGGTCTACGATGCTTTCATTCCATGGGCACTCGACGTTGCCCGAGAGTTTGGTTTAGCTGCGGCTCCTTTCTTTACGCAGTCTTGTGCCGTTAACTACGTTTACTATCTTTCTTACATAAACCATGGAAGCTTGAAGCTTCCCGTTGAAGACTTGCCTTTTCTTGAGCTCCAAGATTTGCCTTCTTTTTTATCTGTTTCTGGATCTTACCCTGCTTTCCTTGAGATGGTGCTCCAACAGTTTACAAACTTTGAAAAAGCTGATTTTGTACTCATTAACACCTTCCAAGAGTTGGAGCTTCATGTTAGACCTCTCTTCTTACAACTTTCTCAACCATGTCGTTCTCTTGTTCATGTCCTAACTACTATTTTATGTCCTAATTAGCCTCTTTTCGTTACAGGAAAAGGAGTTGTTGGCGAAAGTTTGTCATGTGTTGACAGTTGGTCCGACTGTTCCATCGATGTATATAGACCAAAGGATCAAATCAGACAAAGACTATGATCTGAATATCTTTGAATCGAAAGACTCTGCCTTCTGCATTAGCTGGCTGAACACAAGGCCACAAGGGTCTGTGGTGT encodes:
- the LOC106388346 gene encoding UDP-glycosyltransferase 74F2-like, whose product is MEKKRGHVLAVPYPTQGHITPIRQFCKRVISKGLKTTLTLTTFIFKSIKPDPSGPVPIATISDGYDDHGFDPSGSIHDYLQNFKTFGSKTIADIIRKHQTSDNPITCIVYDAFMPWALDVAREFGLAATPFFTQSCAVNFVYYLSYINDGILKLPVVDLPFLELQDLPSFLSVSGSYPAYFDMVLQQFTNFEKADFILVNTFQELEPHEKELLSNVCHVLTIGPTIPSMYLDQRIKSDTAYDLNIFDSKDAAFCTSWLDTRPQGSVVYVAFGSLAELNNAQMEELASAVSNFNFLWVVRDSEEAKLPSGFLETVDKDKGLVLKWSPQLEVLSNKAIGCFLTHCGWNSTMEALTFGVPMVAMPQWTDQPMNAKYIQDVWKAGVCVKIDNESGIAKRGEIEFSIKEVMEGEKSEEMKENAKKWRDLAVKSLSEGGSTDVNIDTFVSKVQSK